In one window of Mucilaginibacter auburnensis DNA:
- a CDS encoding PP2C family protein-serine/threonine phosphatase, whose product MAENFFGQTDTGKVRDNNEDTFIAQLSSNKQYILACVIDGVGGYHGGEVAADLAKEEILKHLGQSKGDLIPDMIDAFKRANARIYAEKQVNRKHEQMACVATLAVADLKNNQFFYAHVGDTRLYLLRDGSLVKITNDHSFVGYLEDSGRLTETAAMKHPKRNEINKALGFSELIETDDTYIETGQSPFLPGDMLLLCSDGLTDMVDKNDITQLVTGNDTLEQKTAALIEAANVNGGNDNITVVLVKNNKAPQTSGTVLQASTAKKSTVSLDEQLPIVEHIPQNEILTPMQPKKSNLLTLLLFIICLALLASSIWLFMQWQKYAPHNDTATKTTNPARNTQEVLLQDAFNNAKGDTLVLSDSIFKSPILITDTIFIKADSLFVKARGNIILQRDTAYHGPAIVISPTAKVTLLDSLQFSGFPTAIYLNNTNLILKHTSFTGSITPVVNRFTFGGKSVVNSKISVMTTNTDSVNKRHANINGSK is encoded by the coding sequence ATGGCTGAGAACTTCTTCGGGCAAACAGATACCGGTAAAGTACGCGACAATAACGAAGATACGTTTATTGCGCAGTTAAGTTCAAACAAGCAATATATATTAGCTTGCGTTATTGACGGAGTAGGCGGATACCACGGTGGAGAAGTTGCAGCAGACCTTGCTAAAGAAGAAATATTAAAACACCTGGGACAAAGCAAAGGCGATCTAATCCCCGATATGATTGATGCGTTCAAGCGCGCAAATGCCAGGATCTATGCCGAAAAACAAGTCAATAGGAAGCATGAACAAATGGCGTGTGTGGCTACGCTGGCCGTTGCCGATCTAAAAAACAATCAGTTTTTCTATGCTCACGTAGGTGATACCAGACTTTATTTGCTGCGAGATGGATCTCTTGTAAAAATAACAAACGACCATTCTTTTGTTGGGTATTTGGAAGATTCAGGCAGGTTAACTGAAACTGCTGCCATGAAACACCCTAAGCGCAATGAAATAAATAAAGCATTGGGTTTTAGCGAATTGATAGAAACTGATGATACTTATATTGAAACGGGGCAATCTCCGTTTTTACCGGGCGACATGCTGCTGTTATGTAGCGATGGACTTACCGACATGGTGGATAAAAACGACATCACGCAACTGGTTACCGGTAATGACACGCTTGAACAAAAAACTGCTGCACTTATTGAGGCGGCCAACGTTAACGGTGGCAATGATAATATTACCGTTGTTTTGGTAAAAAACAACAAAGCACCTCAAACATCAGGTACAGTGCTACAGGCTTCTACAGCAAAAAAAAGCACGGTTTCGCTTGACGAACAACTGCCAATAGTTGAGCATATACCCCAGAATGAGATTTTAACACCAATGCAACCTAAAAAAAGTAATTTATTAACTCTATTGCTATTTATAATTTGCCTAGCCCTACTGGCATCATCAATATGGCTTTTTATGCAGTGGCAAAAGTATGCACCGCATAACGATACAGCGACTAAAACAACAAATCCCGCACGTAATACCCAGGAAGTTTTATTGCAGGATGCGTTCAACAATGCCAAAGGCGACACACTTGTTCTGTCTGACAGTATTTTTAAAAGCCCGATATTAATAACTGATACGATATTTATAAAGGCCGACAGCCTTTTTGTAAAAGCCAGAGGCAACATTATTTTACAGCGTGACACCGCCTACCACGGTCCCGCCATTGTAATATCACCTACAGCCAAAGTAACTTTGTTAGATAGCCTACAATTCAGTGGTTTCCCCACCGCTATTTACCTTAACAATACTAACTTGATTTTGAAGCATACCAGTTTTACTGGTAGTATAACACCTGTAGTAAACAGATTTACTTTTGGGGGCAAATCAGTTGTTAACAGCAAGATATCCGTAATGACAACTAATACCGATTCTGTAAATAAACGC
- a CDS encoding serine/threonine protein kinase: MSKIFTIADGLENLGALRTGGQGSVYKGKRTGAIYTAVKLIPTPIHIENAQDKNYRNFQNEVAKLKKVNEKPNPNVVKMLSWGITESGSFPYIEMEYIEGPDLSELLTPPNEKIFTLKELLKVADQLSCALKHCHKVGVKHGDIKSDNIKYNTHTGNYVLLDFGLAIMSEEQRRTSIRHAGAVEFMAPEQNEGKMLLQTDVYSYGIILYELLSGQVPFPLNNNSDTARNTVMVAHMEDSVPDVLQLRRNNLPKSWNEEKKETEMQVPAWLLEVINRCLQKRPEDRYDSGVELHHAIANGSVSTGINVINALQPEIIALQEENKRLQRVLAERSQPVTTSGVSGAPVSKAFFNSIFALMIVFMLLSGYLLFFKDGFSGRDNAARTDSIAKADTSTQMIERELMEQALQRRRDSLREEEEEQRRVREAAQQAQVDTGTDQNPDTTLAPTEF; encoded by the coding sequence ATGAGTAAAATATTTACAATAGCAGACGGTCTTGAAAATTTAGGTGCCCTGCGCACCGGAGGGCAAGGTTCTGTATATAAAGGCAAACGTACAGGCGCCATTTATACCGCAGTAAAACTTATACCAACACCAATCCACATAGAAAATGCGCAGGACAAAAACTATCGCAACTTCCAAAATGAGGTAGCCAAACTCAAAAAAGTAAATGAAAAACCGAATCCCAATGTAGTAAAAATGCTGAGCTGGGGTATTACTGAAAGCGGCTCGTTCCCTTACATAGAAATGGAATATATTGAGGGGCCCGATCTGAGCGAATTGCTTACTCCGCCAAATGAAAAAATATTTACGCTGAAAGAACTGCTAAAAGTTGCAGATCAGTTGTCGTGCGCACTTAAACATTGCCATAAAGTGGGCGTTAAACACGGTGATATAAAAAGCGATAACATAAAGTATAACACGCATACAGGTAACTATGTACTGCTTGATTTCGGACTGGCTATTATGAGTGAGGAACAGCGCCGCACCAGCATACGCCACGCCGGCGCTGTTGAATTTATGGCCCCCGAGCAAAATGAAGGTAAAATGCTGTTGCAAACCGATGTATACAGCTACGGTATTATCCTATACGAATTATTAAGCGGTCAGGTACCATTCCCTTTAAATAACAACAGCGATACGGCACGCAATACGGTAATGGTGGCGCATATGGAAGATAGTGTGCCTGATGTATTGCAATTGCGAAGAAATAACCTGCCTAAATCTTGGAACGAAGAAAAAAAAGAAACTGAGATGCAGGTGCCTGCGTGGTTGCTTGAAGTGATAAATAGGTGCCTGCAAAAACGCCCTGAAGATCGTTATGATAGCGGCGTTGAATTGCACCACGCTATCGCAAATGGCAGTGTTTCTACAGGTATTAACGTTATTAATGCACTTCAACCTGAAATAATAGCTTTACAGGAAGAAAATAAAAGGCTGCAACGGGTACTGGCCGAACGATCACAACCGGTAACAACATCCGGAGTATCTGGCGCACCGGTATCCAAAGCATTTTTTAACAGCATTTTCGCGCTCATGATTGTGTTTATGTTGCTATCAGGCTACCTGTTGTTTTTTAAAGACGGTTTTTCCGGCAGGGACAATGCAGCAAGGACAGATAGCATAGCAAAGGCAGACACATCTACTCAGATGATAGAACGTGAGTTGATGGAGCAGGCACTTCAACGCAGGCGTGACTCTTTAAGAGAAGAAGAAGAAGAACAACGACGCGTCAGAGAAGCTGCGCAGCAAGCTCAAGTTGATACCGGAACGGATCAAAACCCGGACACAACGTTAGCGCCAACCGAGTTTTAA
- a CDS encoding tryptophanase, which translates to MRTIIEPFKIKSVEPIHFTTAEERAVLLKEAHYNPFLLRSRDVIIDLLTDSGTGAMSSEQWAGVMRGDESYAGSDSFFRFEAAVRDLTHMPFIIPVHQGRAAEKILFTIKGGIGKYVVSNTLFDTTRANIEFSGALGVDLLTTASKDPSVPAPFKGNMDTERLREFIQEKGAENISLIIMTVTNNSGGGQPVSMANIREVKSICLEYKIPFFIDACRFAENCYFIQQREPEFKDKTVKEIAQELFSYADGCTMSAKKDAFANIGGFLAVHDQQLAEECRNLLIITEGFPTYGGLSGRDLEAIAIGLKEIVEEDYLKYRIRSIEYIGEKLDEFQVPYLKPTGGHALYLDAKAFLPHIPAHEFPGQALCAALYLEGGIRGVEIGSVMFGEHAQQELVRLAIPRRTYTQSHMDYLTEVIIAVFEKRSNVSGMKMVYQTPFLRHFTAKFELVK; encoded by the coding sequence ATGAGAACTATTATTGAACCATTTAAGATCAAATCGGTTGAGCCGATCCATTTTACTACGGCCGAAGAGCGCGCCGTTTTGCTTAAAGAAGCACATTATAACCCTTTTCTTTTACGATCCAGAGATGTTATTATTGACCTGTTAACAGACAGCGGAACCGGTGCCATGAGCAGTGAACAATGGGCGGGTGTAATGCGTGGTGACGAAAGTTACGCAGGTAGCGACAGTTTCTTCCGTTTTGAAGCTGCGGTGCGCGATTTAACGCACATGCCTTTTATTATACCTGTCCATCAAGGCCGTGCGGCAGAAAAGATATTATTTACAATTAAAGGTGGAATAGGAAAATATGTTGTAAGCAATACCTTATTTGATACAACCCGAGCAAATATAGAATTTTCCGGAGCTTTAGGAGTGGACTTGCTAACAACCGCCAGCAAAGACCCGTCTGTTCCGGCTCCGTTTAAAGGGAACATGGATACGGAAAGACTTCGCGAATTTATACAAGAGAAAGGCGCGGAAAATATATCCCTTATTATAATGACTGTTACCAATAATTCCGGAGGCGGTCAACCGGTTAGCATGGCTAATATTAGAGAAGTTAAGTCAATTTGTTTAGAATATAAGATACCCTTTTTTATTGATGCCTGCCGTTTTGCAGAAAACTGCTACTTCATTCAACAACGCGAACCGGAGTTTAAGGATAAAACAGTTAAAGAAATAGCACAGGAATTGTTTTCTTATGCAGATGGTTGCACAATGAGCGCGAAAAAGGACGCATTTGCAAATATTGGTGGCTTTTTAGCGGTACATGATCAGCAACTGGCGGAAGAATGCCGTAATCTGCTTATTATTACGGAAGGCTTTCCAACATACGGAGGGTTATCGGGCCGTGATCTTGAGGCTATTGCAATAGGTTTAAAAGAAATAGTTGAAGAGGATTATCTAAAATATCGTATTCGCAGTATTGAATACATTGGTGAAAAACTGGATGAATTTCAAGTGCCGTATCTGAAACCAACTGGCGGACATGCGCTGTACCTTGATGCGAAAGCTTTTTTACCACATATACCTGCGCACGAGTTTCCGGGACAGGCATTGTGCGCGGCATTGTATCTGGAGGGAGGAATAAGAGGTGTGGAGATTGGGTCAGTAATGTTCGGCGAGCATGCGCAGCAGGAACTTGTGCGACTGGCTATCCCCCGACGTACCTATACACAAAGCCATATGGATTACTTAACAGAGGTAATAATTGCCGTTTTTGAAAAACGTTCAAATGTGAGTGGAATGAAGATGGTTTATCAAACTCCGTTTCTTAGACACTTTACTGCAAAATTTGAGTTGGTCAAATAA
- a CDS encoding GAF domain-containing protein → MAEDLIISKAETKKEQYTSLIPQIEALLSGEDDVIANMGNVCAALKEQFNWLWVGFYLVKGEELVLGPFQGPVACTRIKKGKGVCGTAWHEQQTIIVPDVEQFPGHIACSSASVSEIVLPVFQNGEVVAVLDVDSEYHAHFDEVDAKYLAEIINLVKL, encoded by the coding sequence ATGGCAGAAGACTTAATTATTAGCAAAGCTGAAACTAAGAAGGAACAATACACATCACTTATACCTCAAATAGAAGCTTTGCTTTCCGGAGAAGATGATGTAATTGCAAACATGGGCAACGTTTGTGCTGCGCTTAAAGAACAATTTAATTGGCTTTGGGTAGGTTTTTACTTAGTAAAAGGCGAGGAGCTGGTACTCGGCCCGTTCCAAGGCCCTGTGGCTTGTACGCGAATTAAAAAGGGTAAAGGGGTTTGCGGCACTGCCTGGCATGAGCAGCAAACCATCATCGTGCCGGATGTTGAACAGTTTCCCGGTCACATTGCTTGCAGTTCAGCATCTGTTTCAGAAATAGTATTACCTGTTTTTCAAAATGGTGAAGTGGTAGCAGTGTTAGATGTGGATAGCGAATATCACGCGCATTTTGACGAGGTAGATGCAAAATACCTGGCCGAGATTATAAACCTTGTTAAGTTATAA
- a CDS encoding alpha/beta fold hydrolase — MPRVFLIPGLGADTRIYNNIEISDYEVVPVDWIIPDVTDTLEKYAQKVISEYDIKYNDVVIGNSLGGMIAMEIAKKVPLSKTILISSIRTVHEAPWYFSVFRKAPIYKLLPDKVFTHLGGAIRPVFGNMKEEELWLFKDMILHASPFFMKWAMWAVLHWTNETVPNNVYQIIGDVDRVFPLNRNMEPIIVKGGTHIMIFDKAKEVNKALKNILRKK, encoded by the coding sequence ATGCCCAGAGTATTTTTGATACCCGGCTTGGGTGCTGACACACGTATTTATAATAACATTGAGATATCAGATTACGAAGTTGTGCCGGTTGATTGGATTATACCTGATGTAACAGATACTTTAGAAAAGTATGCGCAAAAGGTTATTAGCGAATATGATATAAAATACAATGATGTTGTTATTGGTAATTCTTTAGGAGGTATGATCGCCATGGAAATAGCTAAGAAAGTGCCGTTAAGTAAAACTATATTAATCTCCAGTATACGCACGGTGCATGAAGCCCCGTGGTATTTTAGCGTATTTAGAAAAGCGCCTATTTACAAATTATTACCTGATAAAGTATTTACTCATCTCGGCGGTGCTATAAGGCCTGTTTTTGGCAACATGAAAGAGGAGGAGCTTTGGCTTTTTAAAGATATGATTTTGCATGCTTCTCCGTTTTTTATGAAATGGGCCATGTGGGCGGTATTGCATTGGACAAACGAAACCGTACCCAATAACGTTTATCAGATCATTGGTGATGTTGACAGGGTTTTCCCATTAAATCGAAACATGGAGCCAATTATCGTAAAAGGGGGTACCCATATTATGATATTTGACAAAGCCAAAGAAGTAAATAAAGCGTTGAAAAACATCTTGCGTAAAAAATGA
- a CDS encoding DNA-3-methyladenine glycosylase: MKIPTSFYERNDVVALARELLGKHLFTCINGVITGGYIVETEAYNGINDKAAHSYGGRLTQRTKTMFASGGIAYVYLCYGIHEMFNIVVSNEGDPCAILIRAIHPTIGLDDMLTRRKMLIAKHNITSGPGSVGQALGIDRKLNGLSLQSDVLWLEDNGLSFTDDQIAAVPRVGVAYAKEDALLPYRFYVKGDPYVSKPNKA; encoded by the coding sequence ATGAAAATACCTACATCTTTTTATGAGCGAAATGATGTTGTGGCACTTGCAAGAGAGCTGTTAGGTAAGCATTTATTTACTTGTATAAATGGTGTAATAACAGGTGGATATATAGTTGAAACAGAAGCTTATAATGGCATTAATGATAAAGCAGCGCACAGTTACGGCGGCCGATTAACCCAGCGCACAAAAACTATGTTTGCGTCAGGTGGCATTGCTTATGTTTACCTTTGTTACGGCATTCATGAAATGTTCAATATTGTTGTTTCTAATGAAGGTGATCCATGTGCAATTCTGATAAGGGCTATTCATCCAACAATTGGGTTAGATGATATGTTGACAAGGCGTAAAATGCTTATTGCGAAACATAATATTACATCCGGGCCCGGCTCTGTTGGGCAGGCTCTTGGTATTGATCGTAAATTAAATGGCTTGAGTTTACAAAGTGATGTTTTATGGTTGGAAGATAACGGCCTCAGCTTTACAGATGACCAAATTGCTGCTGTACCTCGTGTAGGTGTCGCATATGCAAAAGAGGATGCATTGCTTCCTTATCGCTTTTACGTTAAAGGAGATCCCTATGTTAGCAAACCCAATAAGGCTTGA